A window of Amycolatopsis australiensis contains these coding sequences:
- a CDS encoding TIGR02391 family protein: MPQHHSPWDSQAIEGVADVLGETRTGLSGPQIGSLLAELRIPDPLDGHTKRLRLRVALQNRQDRDGASNCIIAFITKAMAPVRYRDNPGLRTLRQDALNEVLVYEGLRVNDEGKIARGPKATTLSQAAQHANNLRNELRRRSTHPDVLLYCTAELLMKNSFHARLEATKSVFDKIRALTGLSGDGASLVDAALALGRTGTPRLAINSLATQTEKDEQTGLANLIKGLSSMFRNPVAHDPRLHRTVTDDELLEVMTTLSMVHRRLDAGSLLP; the protein is encoded by the coding sequence GTGCCGCAACACCACAGCCCTTGGGACAGTCAAGCCATTGAAGGCGTCGCTGATGTACTTGGTGAGACTCGGACGGGACTGTCCGGTCCCCAAATCGGCAGCTTGCTCGCCGAGTTGCGTATTCCCGACCCGCTCGACGGGCATACCAAGCGGCTCCGGCTCCGCGTCGCTCTACAGAACCGGCAAGATCGAGACGGTGCCTCGAACTGCATAATCGCGTTCATCACCAAGGCGATGGCGCCCGTACGGTACCGAGACAATCCCGGCTTACGAACGCTCCGCCAAGACGCTCTGAACGAGGTGCTCGTCTACGAAGGACTTCGAGTCAACGATGAGGGCAAGATCGCCCGCGGGCCGAAGGCAACCACGCTGAGCCAAGCCGCCCAGCACGCCAACAACCTGCGAAACGAACTTCGACGGCGCAGCACGCACCCGGACGTGCTGCTCTACTGCACCGCTGAACTCCTGATGAAGAACAGCTTCCACGCCAGGCTTGAAGCCACCAAGAGCGTCTTCGACAAGATACGAGCCCTCACCGGCCTCAGCGGCGACGGCGCAAGCCTGGTCGACGCTGCACTTGCCCTCGGCAGGACGGGCACACCCCGGCTAGCGATCAACAGCTTGGCGACCCAGACCGAGAAGGACGAGCAGACCGGCTTGGCAAACCTCATCAAGGGCCTATCGAGCATGTTCCGAAACCCAGTTGCTCACGATCCGCGGCTTCACCGCACCGTCACCGACGACGAGCTACTCGAGGTCATGACCACACTGTCGATGGTTCATCGACGACTGGATGCAGGAAGTCTGCTTCCCTGA
- a CDS encoding tyrosine-type recombinase/integrase, which produces MPWTEPAGDDTWRVRYRRTDGTKGAISGFPNATAAEDHITTMLHEQRTGTWIDPEDSRTTIAEFAPAWLDSLDIDQRTEENYRSFLKVHILPRWGTTAFAELTNLSIRTWEKKLRASGLAKTTVDSIIKCFSLLLSDAVPEKLIAANPLVARRRGRRRRAQRTPRKIWGEPAEVLHVADQAALKYGPCGAVLIVTGGWTGARWGELTGLDRDNVHLYDDHTGSIYLDPDVGALHEPCSGPLYLGHLKTDESERTISLPPFLVRLLRWHLTTHNHRQVFVTPNLEWHRRSNFSRRAFRPAADGNLHIPNPAIRLQPAKPGLTFHGLRHSHKTWMIDDGIPEIAQALRLGHVLQDKVQETYSHVAAAVEQRLLDSLQARWDKAVADSETTAVDAMWRVCA; this is translated from the coding sequence GTGCCCTGGACCGAACCCGCCGGCGACGACACCTGGCGAGTCCGCTACCGCCGCACCGACGGCACCAAAGGCGCCATCTCCGGCTTCCCCAACGCCACCGCCGCCGAAGACCACATCACCACGATGCTCCACGAACAACGCACCGGAACCTGGATCGACCCCGAAGACAGCCGCACCACCATCGCCGAATTCGCCCCCGCCTGGCTCGACTCCCTCGACATCGACCAACGCACCGAAGAGAACTACCGCAGCTTCCTCAAAGTCCACATCCTCCCCCGCTGGGGCACCACCGCCTTCGCCGAACTCACCAACCTCAGCATCCGCACCTGGGAGAAGAAACTCCGCGCCTCGGGCCTAGCTAAGACCACGGTCGACAGCATCATCAAATGCTTCTCGCTTCTCCTCTCCGACGCCGTGCCGGAGAAGCTGATCGCGGCCAACCCCCTCGTCGCCCGCCGTCGCGGACGCCGCCGCCGCGCGCAGCGCACCCCGCGCAAGATCTGGGGCGAACCCGCCGAGGTCCTCCACGTCGCCGATCAAGCCGCGCTCAAGTACGGTCCCTGCGGCGCCGTCCTCATCGTCACTGGTGGCTGGACCGGAGCCCGCTGGGGCGAACTCACCGGCCTCGACCGCGACAACGTCCACCTCTACGACGACCACACCGGCTCCATCTATCTCGACCCTGACGTTGGCGCTCTCCACGAACCCTGCAGCGGCCCGCTTTATCTCGGCCATCTCAAAACCGACGAGTCCGAACGCACCATCAGCCTGCCCCCATTCCTCGTCCGCCTCCTGCGCTGGCACCTGACCACCCACAACCACCGCCAGGTCTTCGTCACCCCCAACCTCGAATGGCACCGCCGCAGCAACTTCTCCCGCCGGGCCTTCCGCCCCGCCGCCGACGGCAACCTCCACATCCCCAACCCGGCCATCCGCCTCCAACCAGCCAAACCCGGCCTCACCTTCCACGGCCTCCGCCACAGCCACAAAACATGGATGATCGACGACGGCATCCCCGAAATCGCCCAAGCCCTCCGCCTCGGCCACGTCCTCCAAGACAAAGTCCAAGAGACCTACTCCCACGTCGCCGCCGCAGTCGAACAACGCCTCCTCGACAGCCTGCAAGCCCGATGGGACAAAGCAGTCGCCGACTCCGAAACCACCGCTGTAGACGCAATGTGGCGCGTATGCGCATGA
- a CDS encoding OST-HTH/LOTUS domain-containing protein — MPKPKTAMAAAQLKADTALVNQLRIAVEAASDDDGWAPIASVGNITKQRPDFNSRNYGYAKPSDLITATTLFELDRRSPGDGKPAVIYTRDKYRQPDE; from the coding sequence GTGCCCAAGCCGAAAACCGCCATGGCTGCCGCACAGCTCAAGGCAGACACCGCGCTGGTGAACCAGCTGCGCATTGCCGTCGAGGCTGCCTCCGACGACGACGGCTGGGCTCCGATCGCCTCCGTGGGCAACATCACCAAGCAACGCCCGGATTTCAACTCCCGCAACTACGGATATGCCAAGCCCAGCGACCTGATCACCGCGACCACACTGTTCGAGCTGGATCGCCGCAGCCCCGGCGACGGCAAGCCAGCCGTCATCTACACCCGCGACAAGTATCGCCAACCTGATGAGTAA
- a CDS encoding serine/threonine protein kinase, with the protein MSQDAVAVAPSLAGVTAGEARINFAAHQARANAQGARQDFEEMIGQLVRAVRPGVVKMVAANPGDWGIDVFIGDLGGSVTVWQSKYFMPEVSKSHQAQIRESFDSVVANAAKEGFTLTQWILCVPSSMDGPTTKWWSTWKRKKERDFGLVIDLWDETELRSLLISPDAETVRRHYYEPAQATRPETSVVGLADEDAERLETALFVRQLREAGHVEVTSSKQQFFNAELLAREIVDKGVPAEVAALSSADATIHGVWEDHFNEACQTDESPRLAGLHKSVMSEIRAQHATLSSGLPCGPVHTCGLMHRVVDNRRAGWVRHWRQIADEHVRSDGEQSQDTTTAIALNGPQPASPS; encoded by the coding sequence ATGTCGCAGGATGCTGTCGCGGTGGCCCCATCGCTGGCAGGAGTAACCGCCGGTGAGGCACGCATCAACTTCGCGGCGCATCAAGCGCGGGCCAATGCGCAGGGTGCCCGGCAGGATTTCGAAGAGATGATCGGCCAACTGGTCCGAGCTGTCCGCCCTGGTGTGGTCAAGATGGTCGCGGCGAATCCCGGCGACTGGGGTATCGACGTGTTCATTGGGGACCTCGGAGGTTCCGTGACCGTCTGGCAGTCCAAGTACTTCATGCCGGAGGTCAGCAAAAGCCACCAAGCGCAAATCCGGGAGTCCTTCGACTCGGTGGTCGCAAACGCCGCAAAGGAGGGCTTCACGCTCACGCAGTGGATCCTTTGCGTTCCGTCAAGCATGGATGGTCCCACAACGAAGTGGTGGAGCACCTGGAAGCGAAAAAAGGAACGCGATTTCGGACTGGTGATCGACCTCTGGGATGAGACAGAGCTGCGCAGCTTGCTGATCTCTCCCGATGCGGAGACGGTGCGTCGGCACTACTACGAGCCCGCCCAGGCGACACGGCCGGAAACCTCCGTCGTCGGCCTCGCCGACGAGGACGCCGAGCGGCTAGAAACAGCTCTATTCGTTCGACAATTGCGGGAAGCTGGGCATGTCGAGGTCACGTCGTCCAAGCAGCAGTTCTTCAATGCCGAACTACTGGCACGCGAGATCGTGGACAAAGGCGTTCCCGCCGAAGTCGCCGCGCTGTCCTCTGCCGACGCAACCATCCACGGCGTCTGGGAAGATCACTTCAACGAAGCTTGCCAAACCGACGAGAGCCCTCGTCTGGCCGGCTTGCACAAGTCCGTCATGAGCGAGATCCGTGCCCAGCACGCAACCTTGAGCAGCGGCCTTCCCTGTGGTCCTGTGCACACCTGTGGGCTGATGCATCGTGTCGTTGACAACCGCCGGGCAGGTTGGGTGCGGCACTGGCGTCAAATCGCCGACGAGCACGTACGGAGCGACGGGGAACAATCACAAGACACCACTACCGCTATCGCACTCAACGGACCACAGCCGGCGAGCCCCTCGTGA
- a CDS encoding ABC-three component system middle component 2, with amino-acid sequence MTAPHVLSSDASRPLPVVVPEDDVVFRLAQLLLLLASLQRQQQPGISLERLGCYDFLVANPLLVLTDEDDVDRKRLLMAGFDGRALSYASPAHRFTTRRERLQHDLALLVAYDLVSPSVNRSVLYAVTPAGQDLAGRFTAVYARSYRLSAEILVRRLSRLTDKRLREAVRTWTTVGRDTPRPEALDLLDAVDLLHDDADAQRFTNTATSPPTDGQLT; translated from the coding sequence GTGACCGCCCCTCACGTTCTCAGTTCAGATGCGAGCCGCCCCTTGCCGGTCGTCGTTCCGGAGGACGACGTCGTCTTTCGTCTCGCTCAACTACTGCTCTTGCTCGCATCATTGCAGCGTCAACAGCAGCCTGGTATCTCGCTTGAGCGGCTAGGTTGCTACGACTTCCTCGTCGCCAACCCCCTGCTGGTACTCACGGACGAGGACGACGTCGATCGTAAACGGCTGTTGATGGCTGGCTTCGACGGTCGTGCGTTGAGCTACGCCAGCCCGGCGCACCGTTTTACCACCCGGCGAGAACGACTTCAGCACGACTTGGCGCTACTGGTCGCCTACGACTTGGTTTCCCCCTCCGTCAATAGGAGTGTTCTCTACGCGGTCACCCCGGCCGGTCAGGACCTCGCCGGAAGGTTCACCGCGGTATACGCACGGTCCTATCGCTTGTCGGCGGAGATACTGGTCCGCCGCCTATCGCGCTTGACCGACAAGCGCCTCCGCGAAGCGGTACGTACGTGGACCACGGTAGGACGCGACACGCCACGCCCCGAAGCGCTTGACCTCCTTGACGCCGTCGACCTCCTGCACGACGACGCAGATGCGCAGCGGTTCACGAACACCGCGACGTCACCGCCAACTGACGGACAACTCACATGA
- a CDS encoding transposase — protein MLPELATTRPPALTQGAGSNDTKAGAGRQALGRSRGGLSTKIHLVADRRCRPIARLTSPGQHGDSPRFVPLLQQIRIRRRGLGRSRVRPARVMADKAYSSKANRAYLRERGIKAVIPVKEDQKPTAASAARPVAGHRPSTPSATRTATPSSVPSTSSKRFGRLPPDTTSSTSSTRAPSTSPRSRSGSATPSFDPRNTP, from the coding sequence ATGCTGCCGGAGCTCGCCACGACGAGGCCGCCGGCGCTGACACAGGGGGCCGGTTCGAATGACACGAAAGCCGGGGCCGGTCGTCAGGCCCTGGGGCGTTCGCGCGGTGGGCTGTCCACCAAGATTCATCTGGTCGCCGACCGGCGTTGCCGGCCGATTGCCCGGTTGACCAGTCCAGGCCAGCATGGTGACTCGCCGCGGTTCGTGCCGTTGTTGCAGCAGATCCGGATCCGGCGTCGCGGCCTGGGCCGTTCCCGGGTCCGGCCTGCGCGGGTGATGGCGGACAAGGCCTACTCCTCCAAGGCCAACCGCGCCTACCTGCGCGAGCGCGGGATCAAGGCAGTCATTCCGGTCAAGGAAGACCAGAAGCCAACCGCCGCAAGCGCGGCTCGGCCGGTGGCCGGCCACCGGCCTTCGACACCGAGCGCTACAAGGACCGCAACACCGTCGAGCGTGCCTTCAACAAGCTCAAAGCGTTTCGGGCGGTTGCCACCAGATACGACAAGCTCGACATCATCTACCAGGGCACCATCGACATCGCCTCGATCAAGATCTGGCTCCGCGACCCCGTCCTTTGATCCAAGAAACACGCCCTAG
- a CDS encoding IS5 family transposase yields MRDEEWERLRSLLPADPGRGGRWADHRATINGVLWRARTGCPWRDMPAEYGNWVTIYKRHNRWSQDGTWAAVLDRLRAGCDEAEGSDWTVGADSTVIRAHQHAAGARHDEAAGADTGGRFE; encoded by the coding sequence TTGCGTGATGAGGAATGGGAGCGGCTGCGGTCGTTGCTGCCGGCGGATCCGGGCCGGGGTGGCCGCTGGGCTGATCACCGGGCCACGATCAACGGGGTGTTGTGGCGGGCCCGCACCGGGTGCCCGTGGCGGGACATGCCCGCCGAGTACGGAAACTGGGTGACGATCTACAAGCGGCATAACCGGTGGTCGCAGGATGGGACGTGGGCGGCGGTCCTGGACCGGTTGCGGGCCGGGTGCGACGAGGCCGAAGGGAGCGACTGGACGGTCGGCGCGGACTCCACGGTGATCCGCGCGCACCAGCATGCTGCCGGAGCTCGCCACGACGAGGCCGCCGGCGCTGACACAGGGGGCCGGTTCGAATGA
- a CDS encoding RHS repeat-associated core domain-containing protein encodes MAALIRRHHWVEPTGSEGRCLFMRRKSLQHCVLRTITVTSAVVLIAAIPAAASAAPETAQKGVPLPASWAPPAKVNRTPIGLLADQIPARSAAPVPKSQSPRVETCAMGGPVGTQSWFPMDRYPISDRMELLVNRADGNAVLTDRELTIKGTGLDMSLDVTYNSEDQWGWDLGGHWTVSAGRGVGLQVMMYEVIVRDATGYCSEYTKNDDGSYTTPSGSHATLTKLNDGSYHLTQDDSGQVQSFTADGQMSSQADRNGHTITYRYNPDRSLASITDTQNRVTTLNRDSNGSLQSVTDPTGQTAAAYSWDSTSKTMTITNRAGDKTIFGLDADNRITTLTTTLGRVYKLTYNDGGGITQVDEPNYDGVASTTKYAYNYDAGTNTHTTTVTDPNSHDTTYTFDGSFRQTKAVDALNHERDQAWSAHGDVASLTDSLNNSVTYDYDPLNNLKGGKLPTGATMSAGYTDTAHPHLPTQIADFSGHTVTSSYDSAGNVTTVHSAALNADVAKYDYTNGLVTKATDGNNHATSYGYDPAGNLTTVTPPLPLKPTVYTYDSLSRVTSVTDGNGVKLVYGYDKLDRVVSVAKADGTGLAAYTYDKTGNRTIAQYAGATLTNSYERRLLTRVVRTAATTTGTATYHYDRAGNLTAIDDPTGWIYYGYDAANRLTSVKDQTTKTTTYGYDDADHRTSATLPGGSTETIALDKSGRQTGITVKNPAGTTLLSTTYRYTRPDGTDTGQLQSRTDATGTADNTYDGFGRLTKAGSRTYSYDNAGNITAGDGHTYTVNDANQMTSIGNTTVGYDGAGNLTTTNPGGTAHYSDTNQLTSITTSTGTAFTGNYDTLDQTQPATITEQTGSSSTTHVFTRTALGISRTVDNGATTTYAHDTGSALTGLVDNAGKHHNAITDYQGSVLALVDDTGAVTATYGYTPYGFNTSITGPAGSANRLRWLGSYQLASSEYLTGYRHYNPAYNRFTQPDTTGQEDNAYAYGQGDPVNRSDANGDYSLDDFIGDLDTIGKVTAGAAGIGAAGGLVACVVGPVGCAAGAGTGSVVVGAIGAVVGIGIVAYKRIPLLHNPCPNCRK; translated from the coding sequence ATGGCCGCCCTGATCCGCAGACACCATTGGGTGGAGCCGACAGGCTCCGAGGGGAGATGCCTTTTCATGCGACGTAAGTCGTTGCAGCACTGTGTGCTGCGCACAATCACGGTGACCTCAGCCGTCGTCCTGATCGCCGCGATTCCTGCCGCTGCATCCGCGGCCCCCGAAACGGCGCAGAAAGGGGTGCCACTGCCGGCGTCGTGGGCCCCGCCGGCGAAGGTCAACCGCACCCCGATCGGTCTGCTCGCCGACCAGATCCCGGCGAGATCCGCAGCCCCGGTGCCGAAATCGCAGTCGCCCCGGGTCGAGACGTGCGCGATGGGCGGCCCGGTGGGGACCCAGTCGTGGTTCCCGATGGACCGCTACCCGATTTCCGACCGCATGGAACTGCTGGTCAACCGGGCTGATGGCAACGCCGTCCTCACCGACCGCGAGCTAACCATCAAGGGCACCGGCCTGGACATGTCCCTCGACGTGACCTACAACAGTGAAGACCAGTGGGGCTGGGACCTGGGCGGACACTGGACCGTTTCCGCCGGCAGAGGCGTCGGCCTCCAGGTGATGATGTACGAGGTCATCGTCCGCGACGCGACCGGGTACTGCTCGGAATACACCAAGAACGACGACGGCAGCTACACCACACCCTCCGGCTCGCACGCGACGCTGACGAAGCTGAACGACGGCTCCTACCACCTGACCCAGGATGATTCGGGCCAGGTGCAGTCGTTCACCGCCGACGGGCAGATGTCCTCCCAGGCCGACCGCAACGGCCACACCATCACCTACCGCTACAACCCCGACCGGTCGCTGGCCTCGATCACCGACACCCAGAACCGGGTCACCACCCTCAACCGCGACAGCAACGGGTCGCTGCAGTCGGTGACCGACCCGACCGGGCAGACCGCCGCCGCCTACAGCTGGGATTCCACCAGCAAGACCATGACGATCACCAACCGCGCCGGAGACAAGACGATCTTCGGCCTGGACGCCGACAACCGCATCACCACCCTGACCACCACGCTCGGCCGGGTCTACAAGCTGACCTACAACGACGGCGGCGGGATCACCCAGGTGGACGAACCCAACTACGACGGCGTCGCCAGCACCACCAAGTACGCCTACAACTACGACGCCGGCACCAACACGCACACCACAACGGTGACCGACCCCAACAGCCACGACACCACCTACACCTTCGACGGCAGCTTCCGGCAGACCAAGGCCGTCGACGCCCTCAACCACGAACGCGACCAGGCCTGGTCCGCCCACGGTGACGTCGCGTCGCTGACCGACTCGCTGAACAACTCCGTCACCTACGACTACGACCCGCTCAACAACCTCAAGGGCGGGAAACTCCCGACCGGCGCGACGATGAGCGCCGGCTACACCGACACCGCCCACCCGCACCTGCCCACCCAGATCGCCGACTTCTCCGGCCACACGGTCACCAGCAGCTACGACTCGGCCGGCAACGTCACCACCGTGCACTCCGCCGCCCTCAACGCCGACGTCGCCAAGTACGACTACACCAACGGCCTGGTCACCAAGGCCACCGACGGCAACAACCACGCCACCAGCTACGGCTACGACCCCGCCGGGAACCTCACCACCGTGACCCCGCCGCTGCCGCTGAAGCCAACCGTTTACACCTACGACTCGCTCTCACGGGTCACGAGCGTGACCGACGGCAACGGCGTCAAGCTGGTCTACGGCTACGACAAACTCGACCGGGTCGTCTCCGTCGCCAAAGCCGATGGCACCGGACTGGCCGCCTACACCTACGACAAAACCGGCAACCGCACCATCGCGCAGTACGCCGGGGCCACGCTCACCAACAGCTACGAACGGCGCCTCCTGACCCGCGTCGTGCGCACCGCAGCCACCACCACCGGTACCGCGACCTACCACTACGACCGCGCCGGCAACCTCACCGCCATCGACGACCCCACCGGCTGGATCTACTACGGCTACGACGCCGCCAACCGCCTCACCTCGGTCAAGGACCAAACCACCAAGACCACGACCTACGGCTACGACGACGCCGACCACCGCACCTCGGCGACCCTGCCCGGCGGCAGCACCGAGACCATCGCCCTCGACAAGTCCGGACGCCAGACCGGCATCACGGTCAAGAACCCGGCCGGCACGACGCTGCTGTCGACCACCTACCGCTACACCCGCCCCGACGGCACCGACACCGGCCAGCTCCAGTCCCGCACCGACGCCACCGGAACAGCCGACAACACCTACGACGGCTTCGGCCGCCTCACCAAGGCCGGCAGTCGCACCTACAGCTACGACAACGCCGGCAACATCACCGCCGGCGACGGCCACACATACACCGTCAACGACGCCAACCAGATGACCTCGATCGGCAACACGACCGTCGGCTACGACGGCGCCGGCAACCTCACCACCACCAACCCCGGCGGCACCGCCCACTACAGCGACACCAACCAGCTGACCTCCATCACCACCAGCACCGGGACCGCATTCACCGGGAACTACGACACCCTCGACCAGACCCAACCCGCCACGATCACCGAGCAGACCGGGTCAAGCAGCACGACGCACGTTTTCACCCGCACAGCCCTGGGTATCTCCCGCACCGTGGACAACGGCGCGACCACCACCTACGCCCACGACACCGGCAGCGCCCTCACCGGACTGGTCGACAACGCGGGCAAACACCACAACGCCATCACCGACTACCAGGGCAGCGTCCTCGCCCTCGTCGACGACACCGGCGCGGTGACGGCCACCTACGGCTACACCCCCTACGGGTTCAACACCAGCATCACCGGCCCCGCCGGCTCGGCCAACCGGCTCCGCTGGCTCGGCAGCTACCAGCTCGCCAGCAGCGAATACCTCACCGGCTACCGCCACTACAACCCCGCCTACAACCGCTTCACCCAACCCGACACCACCGGCCAGGAAGACAACGCCTACGCCTACGGGCAGGGTGACCCAGTCAACCGCAGCGACGCGAACGGGGACTACAGCCTCGACGATTTCATCGGGGACCTGGACACGATCGGCAAGGTGACCGCAGGTGCAGCCGGCATTGGTGCAGCAGGCGGTCTTGTGGCGTGTGTCGTGGGGCCGGTGGGATGCGCGGCGGGCGCCGGCACCGGAAGCGTTGTTGTCGGTGCGATCGGGGCTGTGGTCGGCATCGGTATCGTTGCCTACAAGCGCATTCCGCTCCTGCACAACCCCTGCCCCAACTGTCGAAAGTGA